In the genome of bacterium, one region contains:
- a CDS encoding phosphatase PAP2 family protein, with protein sequence MAIRFLILSLILYSAYLLPRLDAAVAWDQAAIFSLAEARRPAWTSFFFFITKASDTRGFLVALILPALLFFQRRRWITGLWYLLGVGLLKLSISGLKVLLGRARPEGGLEILPTLSMPSGHAANAVFMFGLLAVFLWPRVGSAAGRILLWGFCLIGILLVDLSRVYLGVHYPSDVIVGSLYTAAGLWILQGFRKDVFSL encoded by the coding sequence GTGGCGATTCGTTTTCTAATTCTTTCATTAATCCTGTATTCGGCTTACTTGCTGCCCCGGCTCGACGCGGCGGTGGCTTGGGATCAAGCCGCGATTTTCAGCTTGGCTGAGGCCCGGCGGCCGGCTTGGACCTCGTTCTTCTTCTTCATCACCAAGGCTTCGGACACCCGCGGCTTCCTGGTCGCCCTGATCCTGCCGGCCCTGCTGTTTTTTCAGCGGCGGCGTTGGATCACCGGGCTCTGGTATCTGCTGGGAGTTGGCTTGCTCAAGCTCTCGATCTCGGGACTCAAGGTTTTATTGGGCCGGGCCCGGCCCGAAGGCGGATTGGAAATCCTGCCGACCTTGAGCATGCCCAGCGGCCACGCGGCCAACGCGGTTTTTATGTTCGGCCTGCTCGCCGTTTTCCTCTGGCCGCGGGTGGGTTCGGCGGCCGGCCGGATCTTGCTTTGGGGCTTCTGTTTGATCGGGATTTTGCTGGTCGATCTCTCGCGGGTCTATCTCGGCGTCCACTATCCGAGCGACGTGATCGTCGGTTCGCTTTACACCGCGGCTGGATTGTGGATCTTGCAGGGATTTCGGAAGGATGTGTTTTCTTTGTAG